Proteins encoded in a region of the Mycolicibacterium duvalii genome:
- a CDS encoding Rieske 2Fe-2S domain-containing protein, with protein MGPTDGAVTRPASATRTTNQTGLRHAWWPIAFSDEIRQHPSAFRLGNQDFAVYRDLGGTVRAVDDACPHRRLPLSMGRITEDGYLQCAYHGWCYDGATGQCTAIPNLSQGERVPRGIKVGVFATVENVADAFGWGLRSPALAPRVGPPTGAEPDEGTTMSPTAVVGPLVFVWSAGQPEPVDVAAPPSPVGGPPSGGRSVSGQMTVRAPHAEVCDAVLWNPGKLLGQSWLIGAGDEVLGPVIDVDASSVSVQRRRYVLDLPRVSTFGPLAKGVAGSTTTMDAVTGLATIDVAARGHVPAARVVVGLTPIGRYRTVVRWTTTFDGAGPGPATAAARAAALRASSRAEAVVDAAESAIDDAVDALRDIRRRTS; from the coding sequence ATGGGCCCGACTGACGGCGCGGTTACCCGGCCGGCGTCCGCAACGCGGACAACGAACCAGACCGGCCTGCGCCACGCGTGGTGGCCGATCGCGTTCAGTGACGAGATCCGCCAGCATCCCAGCGCCTTTCGACTCGGGAACCAGGATTTCGCGGTGTATCGCGACCTCGGCGGCACGGTACGCGCGGTCGACGACGCGTGCCCGCACCGGCGATTGCCGCTGTCGATGGGGCGGATCACCGAAGACGGCTATCTGCAGTGCGCGTATCACGGTTGGTGCTACGACGGTGCCACCGGCCAATGCACCGCCATCCCGAACCTGAGCCAGGGTGAACGAGTGCCCCGCGGTATCAAGGTGGGCGTGTTCGCCACCGTGGAGAACGTGGCCGATGCGTTCGGGTGGGGGCTTCGGTCGCCGGCCCTGGCGCCGCGCGTCGGCCCACCGACCGGTGCCGAACCCGACGAAGGTACGACGATGTCGCCGACGGCCGTCGTGGGCCCATTGGTGTTCGTCTGGTCCGCCGGGCAACCCGAACCCGTTGACGTTGCAGCGCCGCCATCCCCGGTCGGGGGACCGCCTTCCGGTGGGCGGTCGGTATCGGGCCAGATGACCGTGCGGGCTCCGCATGCCGAAGTGTGCGATGCGGTGCTCTGGAATCCCGGCAAGCTGCTCGGACAGTCTTGGCTGATCGGCGCCGGGGACGAGGTGCTCGGTCCGGTCATCGATGTGGACGCATCGTCGGTGTCGGTGCAGCGGCGGCGTTATGTGCTTGATCTGCCACGGGTTTCGACGTTCGGGCCGCTGGCCAAGGGTGTCGCGGGCAGTACCACGACGATGGATGCGGTGACCGGCCTGGCAACCATCGACGTCGCGGCCCGCGGGCACGTTCCGGCGGCCCGGGTGGTGGTCGGCCTGACACCGATCGGCCGCTATCGCACAGTGGTGCGCTGGACCACGACGTTCGACGGTGCGGGACCAGGGCCGGCCACCGCAGCTGCCCGCGCCGCGGCGCTGCGGGCGTCATCGCGGGCCGAGGCCGTGGTGGATGCCGCCGAATCTGCAATCGATGATGCGGTCGATGCTCTGCGCGACATCCGTCGCCGGACATCGTGA